ATCTCGATCGATGGTAGTTTGTGGTGGAATAAAGGATCAGTCGGAAAGTCCGCCATTGATTTTCTAAGTCACCATCCTTTGATAAAGACTACCTTATTTGAATGCCGTAAAGATATCACTCAGCCAGTACGATTTCCTGTCAATGTCGAATTGCTTAATTATTTAGCTCAAAATCGTCCCATCGGATTACACTACAAATACGTAGAGCTAAAGGATAAGAACCATGCGACGATCGTACTCCCAGGTATCTACCAGGGCTTGCGGTTTGCATTTGCTAACCACTAGACCACTTAACTATTTAACCACTGGGGAAACAAAGGTCACTAAGCATTTTCTACATATTATGAAGATCCTAAGTGGTTTAAAACAAGGAGGATTATTGATATTTTGGCTTGCGTTTTAACCACTAGACCACTTAATTTTTTAACCACTAAGAAAACTTAAGGCCACTAAGCATTTTCTATTTAGAATGAAGATCCTCAATGGAGTGTCCCTTTAGTGCTCTAAGTGCTTTAAAAACAAGGAAATTTTTTAAATGCCCTCAATGGTTAATGCTCACCCCCCTCCACTCCATAAAACACTACCCACAGTACCAGATCATCGGTAAAGTCTACAAAACGGTGAGTAACTCCTGCCGGTACATAGAGCACATCCGTGGGCCCAAAGGACACTTTTTCCGGACCACACTCGAAGGTGCCTGAACCGTTCACCACGATATATACCTCATCTTGCTTGTGCGGAGACTGGTCGTCCTGGCCTTTGGGTGCATAGACGAGCACTCGCATCGTACCGTGTCTCATACCCAGGGCATATCGTTCGCCTTTGGCTCCGGGTATATTTGATAATACTTCAGAGAGGGTCAGCTTAGTGGGTGGTTGGGGATCCGGAGCAGATGCCGGATTTTGAGCAACTGTATTCAGAAAACAACCTACAACTAAAATAAAGATGCAAAAGATTTTCATGATTCCTTTTTTTTACAAACATAGCTGATAGTCGTGTGATATACTGGACAGCTTCCCGGCAATGAGTCAACATTTGCCGGTAGAGGCAGAATCCTTACCTTTTTTGAAGAAGGGCTTTTATTATCA
The window above is part of the Saprospiraceae bacterium genome. Proteins encoded here:
- a CDS encoding cupin domain-containing protein — its product is MKIFCIFILVVGCFLNTVAQNPASAPDPQPPTKLTLSEVLSNIPGAKGERYALGMRHGTMRVLVYAPKGQDDQSPHKQDEVYIVVNGSGTFECGPEKVSFGPTDVLYVPAGVTHRFVDFTDDLVLWVVFYGVEGGEH